One window of Papaver somniferum cultivar HN1 chromosome 9, ASM357369v1, whole genome shotgun sequence genomic DNA carries:
- the LOC113310439 gene encoding ethanolamine-phosphate cytidylyltransferase-like: protein MGFELGHPENLQNPRFIATCLVGGIVIGVSVLGFYCGYPLPSLGIIRRKKKRPVRVYMDGCFDMMHYGHCNALRQARALGDELVVGVVSDAEIIANKGPPVTPLHERMIMVSAVKWVDEVIPDAPYAITEEFMKRLFTEYNIDYIIHGDDPCLLPDGTDAYALAKKAGRYKQIKRTEGVSSTDIVGRMLLCVRERSVSDTHNRSSLQRQFSHGKSQKFEDGVSGITRVSEFLPTSRRIVQFSNGKGPGPDARIVYIDGAFDLFHAGHVEILRIARGLGDFLLVGIHTDQTVSEHRGAHRPIMNLHERSLSVLACRYVDEVIIGAPWEVSKDMITTFNISLVVHGTIAENKDIEKGTSNPYVIPTSMGVFQLLESPLEITTSTIIKRIVSNHEAYQIRNEKKAASEKRYYEGKTHVTGD, encoded by the exons ATGGGTTTTGAATTGGGGCATCCAGAAAATTTACAGAATCCGAGATTTATTGCGACATGTTTAGTAGGTGGGATTGTTATTGGGGTATCTGTGTTAGGGTTCTATTGTGGCTATCCATTACCTTCACTGGGTATTATTAGGAGGAAGAAAAAGAGACCTGTGAGAGTTTATATGGATGGTTGTTTTGATATGATGCATTATGGTCATTGTAATGCTTTACGTCAAGCTCGTGCCCTAGGTGATGAATTGGTTGTTGGTGTTGTTAGTGATGCTGAAATTATTGCTAATAAAGGTCCTCCTGTTACTCCCCTTCATGAGAG GATGATCATGGTTAGTGCTGTCAAATGGGTGGATGAAGTCATTCCTGATGCCCCTTATGCAATTACTGAAGAATTTATGAAAAGACTATTTACTGAGTATAACATAGACTACATCATTCATGGAGATGATCCTTGCCTTCTTCCTGATGGAACTGATGCTTATGCGCTTGCTAAGAAGGCAGGTCGTTATAAGCAGATCAAGCGCACTGAAGGAGTGTCAAGCACGGACATTGTTG GTCGTATGCTTCTTTGTGTTAGAGAGAGATCTGTTAGTGATACTCATAACCGTTCGTCCCTACAAAGGCAATTCAGCCACGGGAAAAGTCAAAAGTTTGAAGATGGTGTATCTGGCATCACCCGAGTTTCCGAATTCTTACCAACATCTCGCAGGATTGTGCAATTCTCGAATGGAAAG GGGCCAGGTCCAGATGCTCGTATAGTTTATATAGATGGTGCATTTGATCTTTTCCATGCTGGGCATGTAGAG ATACTAAGGATTGCTCGTGGgcttggagattttctacttgtCGGAATTCACACCGATCAAACAGTCAG TGAGCATAGAGGAGCACATCGTCCGATAATGAATCTTCATGAGAGAAGCCTGAGTGTTTTGGCTTGCAGATACGTAGATGAGGTGATTATTGGCGCTCCATGGGAAGTATCAAAAGATATG ATTACAACCTTTAACATCTCATTAGTTGTCCACGGCACAATTGCGGAGAATAAGGATATTGAGAAG GGGACTAGCAATCCATATGTTATTCCGACAAGTATGGGTGTCTTTCAGTTACTTGAAAGCCCTTTGGAAATCACAACTAGCACAATAATTAAAAGGATCGTGTCAAATCATGAGGCATATCAG ATACGTAATGAGAAGAAGGCAGCGAGTGAGAAGAGGTACTATGAAGGTAAGACACATGTGACTGGTGACTGA